ACGCTGCCAGGTGAGTCGGGCGGGCGGGGCGGGCCCCCCGGACGCCTACCCGAGGGGATCACCATGACGGCACCGACGCTGCAGCACATCGCCCTGAGCGTGCGCGATATCGAGAAGAGCACCGACTGGTACACGCGGCTGTTCGACCTGGCAGTGGTCGCCGAGTTCTCCGAGCCGGCCCCGATGAAGGTTCTGATGGCGCCCAGCGGCCAAGCCATCGACCTGCGCCAGGACCCCAACGTACGGCCGGGCGAATTCACCCAGGAGTACATCGGGCTGGACCACGTCGGCTTCGTCTGCGCTGACCGCACCGAGCTGGACGCCTGGCAGCAGCGGCTGCAGGACGAAGGCGTGGTGCGGTCGGACATCGAGCAGTCACCGTTCGGCTGGCACCTGAACTTCCGCGATCCGGACGGGATCCCGCTGGAGTTCTTCCTGCCCGCGAGCGCTGGGTCCTGACGCTCACCGGAGCTACTCGCTGGCCGCGGGGAGATCCTTGCCGAACATGCCGAGCAGGAAGCGCGCCCCCTCGGACTGCGCTTTGGCGATCATCTGCTGCCGCTGCTCCGGCGCCATCGCGGCCACGGCCTCCTCGAAGCGCTGCCGGGAGGCTGGGTCAGTAGGGTCAAGAGTCGTGCCGTCCGGCAGCGTCGGCAGGTGCAGGGCCCGGTCGGTGGACACGAACTCCGGGATCAGATCGGCGAACCGCGTGACCGCGTCCAGCAGCGCCTGTACGTCCTCGACGGTCTGCAGGGCACCCTTGCTGACGCAGACGACCTTGTTCATCTCGAGGGAGAACGCCCAGTCGTTGCGTGAGATGACCAGCTCCATCGCACGTGGGGACATGATGTCCATCGCGAACTTCCGGTCCAGCGCCTGCACCCGGTAGCGGCGGTGGAAGTCCTCGCTCTCGAGGGTGACCTCCTTCAGGAACATCTGCATGGGTGGCCGGTCACCGCGCGGGCTGACGAAGAGCGGCGGCAACGTCTGACCGAGCATCAGCACACAGACCGCGGCGGTCAGGTTCCGCGTCCCCACCACGGCGGACTCCCCGTATCCGATGGGTATCCACGCGTTGGCGACCATCCACGTGTGCGGCGCCGTGCCTCCCGTGACGACGTCGGCGTAGCGGTTATCGTGCACGA
The nucleotide sequence above comes from Actinomycetes bacterium. Encoded proteins:
- a CDS encoding VOC family protein; the protein is MTAPTLQHIALSVRDIEKSTDWYTRLFDLAVVAEFSEPAPMKVLMAPSGQAIDLRQDPNVRPGEFTQEYIGLDHVGFVCADRTELDAWQQRLQDEGVVRSDIEQSPFGWHLNFRDPDGIPLEFFLPASAGS